The proteins below come from a single Danio aesculapii chromosome 25, fDanAes4.1, whole genome shotgun sequence genomic window:
- the LOC130219023 gene encoding interferon-induced GTP-binding protein Mx3-like codes for MYIFYLHSQLMEGEIHHHLDENIRPYIDLIDNLRSVGVQKDVSLPTIVVIGDQSSGKSSVLEALSGVALPRGSGIITRCPLELRLRKVTGVEWKAVLTYRSKSKADKKGNDVKKFEFKNSSNVEKHITDAQNELAGKGVEICDDLITLEVMSNDVCDLTLIDLPGIVRVPVAGQPEDIGDQIKRLIMKYVQKHETINLVVVPCNVDIATTEALKIAQNVDPEGIRTVAILTKPDLIDKGTEKGILKVVNNKVIHLRKGYTMVKCRGQQQIDERIPLEEALEEEKEFFQNHDIFRCLLSENKATIKCLAGKLTNDLVNHIKNSLPRLDEQVKKLLWNVKNELTECEGGPPQDPKGAKEFLIKTIKKFNSNVTSISSGELMLEENLFAELRGEFRKWNYTLNQKKSRFNNVKELMKKNRGRELHGFFNYKLFETILQNHVAQLKEPAIDLLHKTNGIINKHLTDMVSRCFRNYPVLQNIAKDKAENIQSSQQYKTEERISEQFDMENVIFTQDPLFLKTLNEITNERYSEEELPLIDKKCKYSQMLETYYEIVAQRLTDQLPLMVTNFMLKQTAEMLSIEMLSLVDGANVSELLFEDTEVSRRRTELRARLGRLTDAQEALNKFI; via the exons atgtacattttttatctTCACAGTCAGTTGATGGAGGGAGAGATTCACCATCATTTAGATGAGAACATTCGTCCCTACATTGACCTGATCGACAATCTGAGGTCAGTTGGCGTTCAAAAGGATGTGTCATTACCAACTATTGTAGTGATCGGAGACCAGAGTTCTGGAAAAAGCTCTGTGCTTGAAGCTCTTTCTGGAGTTGCACTACCAAGAGGAAGTG gaATTATCACCAGATGTCCTCTAGAGCTgaggctgaggaaggttacaggAGTAGAGTGGAAGGCTGTTTTAACTTAcc GGTCTAAATCAAAAGCAGATAAAAAAGGAAACGATGTGaagaaatttgaatttaaaaattcTTCCAATGTTGAAAAACATATAACAGACG CCCAGAATGAGCTTGCAGGAAAAGGGGTTGAGATCTGTGATGACCTCATCACTTTAGAGGTCATGTCAAACGATGTGTGTGACCTCACACTGATTGATCTACCAGGAATTGTTCGAGTCCCAGTAGCAGGACAACCAGAGGATATTGGAGATCAG ATCAAACGTCTGATCATGAAATATGTTCAGAAACATGAGACTATAAACCTGGTAGTTGTCCCCTGTAATGTCGACATTGCAACAACAGAAGCACTAAAAATTGCACAAAACGTAGACCCTGAGGGTATCAGAACTGTTG CAATTTTGACAAAGCCAGACCTCATAGATAAGGGAACAGAGAAAGGCATTCTAAAAGTTGTAAACAACAAAGTGATTCATCTCCGCAAAGGTTACACCATGGTGAAGTGCAGAGGACAACAGCAGATTGATGAGAGAATTCCATTGGAGGAAGCGCTAGAAGAGGAGAAAGAGTTCTTCCAAAACCATGACATCTTTAG aTGTCTGTTGTCAGAGAATAAAGCAACTATTAAATGTCTTGCCGGGAAATTGACCAATGATCTTGTTAATCACATCAAA aattCACTGCCACGGCTTGATGAGCAGGTCAAAAAACTGTTGTGGAATGTGAAAAATGAGCTCACGGAGTGTGAAGGTGGACCACCACAAGACCCCAAGGGGGCCAAAGAATTCCTCATTAAA accaTAAAAAAGTTCAATAGTAATGTCACATCCATATCATCTGGAGAACTGATGCTTGAGGAAAATTTGTTTGCCGAGCTTCGAGGAGAATTCAGGAAGTGGAACTATACTCTTAACCAGAAAAAATCACGCT ttaacaatgTGAAAGAGCTGATGAAGAAAAACAGAGGAAGAGAACTGCATGGCTTCTTCAACTACAAACTGTTTGAAACAATTCTGCAGAATCATGTGGCCCAACTTAAGGAGCCAGCAATCGACTTACTTCATAAAACAAACG GCATCATCAATAAACATCTAACTGACATGGTCAGTCGTTGTTTCAGGAACTACCCTGTCCTTCAAAACATTGCCAAG GACAAAGCTGAAAACATTCAGTCAAGTCAACAGTACAAGACTGAGGAGAGGATCTCAGAGCAGTTTGACATGGAAAACGTAATCTTCACTCAAGACCCACTTTTCTTGAAGACCTTGAATGAGATTACCAATGAGAGATATTCAGAAGAGGAGTTACCCTTAATTGACAAGAAGTGCAAATACAGTCAAATGCTTGAGACATATTACGAG ATTGTAGCACAACGGTTGACTGACCAGCTACCTTTGATGGTCACTAATTTCATGCTGAAGCAGACTGCTGAGATGCTGTCTATTGAAATGCTGAGTTTAGTGGATGGGGCAAATGTGAGTGAGCTCCTGTTTGAGGACACGGAGGTCAGCAGAAGGCGCACAGAACTACGAGCTCGCCTGGGACGCCTGACTGATGCTCAGGAAGCACTTAACAAATTTATTTGA